The proteins below are encoded in one region of Flavobacterium nackdongense:
- a CDS encoding M28 family metallopeptidase, with amino-acid sequence MKNSFIISVFLFGILVQGQEKPMIQQEEIARIESVLASDKMEGRAIFTPGIDSASVFIENEFKKMNLPFFKELKNYRQEFVAQGKAANNVIGMLPGKSKPDEYVIFSAHYDHLGMKKNGEDKVFNGANDDASGTTAVIALAKYLKELNQNERTIIFVAFTGEEVGGFGSKYFSENMDAKKVVAMFNIEMIGTDSKWGKNSAYITGFEKSDFGTILQQNLKGSNFNFYPDPYPKQQLFYRSDNARLAALGVPAHTISTSKMDSEPNYHKLSDEVSSLDLANMTEIIKSIAISAQSIINGQDTPSRIK; translated from the coding sequence ATGAAAAATTCATTTATTATTTCAGTTTTCTTATTTGGAATTTTAGTTCAAGGGCAAGAAAAACCGATGATCCAACAAGAGGAAATTGCTAGAATTGAAAGTGTCTTGGCCTCCGATAAAATGGAAGGAAGAGCTATTTTTACGCCGGGTATTGATTCGGCTTCCGTATTTATCGAAAATGAATTCAAAAAAATGAATCTTCCTTTTTTTAAGGAATTAAAAAACTACCGACAAGAATTTGTTGCTCAAGGCAAAGCCGCAAATAATGTGATTGGAATGCTCCCTGGTAAATCCAAACCCGATGAATACGTTATTTTTTCGGCGCATTATGATCATTTGGGAATGAAGAAAAATGGGGAAGACAAGGTCTTTAATGGGGCCAATGATGATGCTTCGGGAACTACGGCGGTAATTGCGTTGGCAAAGTATTTAAAAGAATTAAATCAAAATGAGCGGACCATTATTTTTGTAGCTTTTACAGGAGAGGAAGTAGGGGGATTTGGCTCGAAATATTTCTCTGAAAATATGGATGCTAAGAAAGTTGTGGCGATGTTTAATATTGAAATGATAGGAACAGACAGTAAATGGGGTAAAAATTCAGCTTACATAACGGGTTTCGAAAAATCTGATTTTGGCACTATTTTGCAACAAAATTTAAAGGGATCTAACTTTAATTTCTATCCAGACCCTTATCCAAAACAGCAACTTTTTTATCGTTCAGACAATGCGAGATTGGCAGCTTTAGGAGTACCTGCGCATACAATTTCTACCTCCAAAATGGATTCGGAACCCAATTATCACAAATTGAGCGATGAGGTTTCATCTTTAGATTTAGCGAATATGACCGAAATTATAAAATCAATTGCAATTAGCGCTCAAAGCATAATAAACGGACAAGATACTCCATCAAGGATAAAATAG
- the gldA gene encoding gliding motility-associated ABC transporter ATP-binding subunit GldA yields the protein MSIEVNNISKSYGAQKALDNVSFAVKKGEIVGFLGPNGAGKSTLMKILTTYIAADEGDAIVNGFNVHSQSKSVQQSIGYLPEHNPLYLDLYVREYLAFNANVYKVAKSRIEEVIQLTGLSNESHKKIGQLSKGYRQRVGLANALLHNPDVLILDEPTTGLDPNQLVEIRNVIKNVGKDKTVFLSTHIMQEVEAICDRVIIIDQGKIVADKKLDNLISEEKQQIIEVEFDKTVEEQLIAKIENLTTYKNTQDTIWELTFNADKDMRPAVFDFANANALKTLQLNQKNKNLEAVFREMTK from the coding sequence ATGTCAATAGAAGTAAATAACATATCAAAAAGTTACGGTGCTCAAAAAGCTTTGGACAACGTTTCTTTTGCTGTCAAAAAAGGAGAAATTGTCGGCTTTTTGGGACCCAATGGCGCCGGAAAATCGACTTTAATGAAAATATTGACCACTTATATTGCTGCCGATGAGGGCGATGCGATTGTAAACGGATTTAATGTCCATTCGCAATCCAAATCTGTCCAACAATCCATTGGTTACCTTCCGGAACACAATCCGCTGTATTTGGATTTGTACGTAAGAGAATATTTGGCCTTCAATGCCAATGTTTATAAAGTAGCCAAATCCAGAATTGAAGAAGTAATTCAATTGACGGGTTTATCCAATGAAAGCCACAAGAAAATAGGGCAATTGTCCAAAGGCTACCGCCAACGTGTAGGATTGGCAAATGCTTTATTGCACAATCCAGATGTTTTGATTCTCGACGAACCAACCACAGGTTTAGACCCGAACCAATTAGTCGAAATTCGTAATGTGATAAAAAATGTGGGCAAAGACAAAACTGTTTTTCTTTCGACACACATTATGCAGGAAGTCGAAGCCATTTGTGACCGTGTCATTATTATTGACCAAGGGAAAATTGTAGCCGACAAAAAACTTGACAACTTAATTTCGGAGGAAAAACAGCAAATCATCGAAGTGGAATTTGACAAAACCGTCGAGGAACAATTGATTGCCAAAATCGAAAATCTTACTACTTATAAAAACACTCAAGACACTATTTGGGAATTGACCTTCAATGCCGATAAAGATATGCGTCCTGCCGTTTTTGATTTTGCCAATGCCAATGCCTTGAAAACTCTACAATTGAATCAGAAAAATAAAAATCTGGAAGCGGTTTTCAGGGAAATGACGAAGTAA
- a CDS encoding dicarboxylate/amino acid:cation symporter — MAKQNTPLSIFLKNYSDILLLLGGILAGSILGLVFGKGVEVIKPLGDIFLNMLFTAIIPLIFFTIATSIATLEKTEKLGKLFSIMLAVFLGTVIVSAVVMILGVLLFPIHQEIILSKVPLETIQESNVGTQITQLLTVNDFSELLTRKSMLALILFSFLIGFATLRSGEKGQTFKNFLKSGDEVMKQLLHLIMKTAPIGLGAYFAYQVGIFGPQLFGTYAKPLGLYYAVCGFYFIVFFSLYAFMAGGKKGLTVFWKNNITPSLTALGTCSSIATIPANLEAAEEMKIPNHISHIVIPLGAPLHKDGSSTGSIIKIAILFAMFGKDFTEPSTLLLALGITVIVSVVEGGIPNGGYIGEVLTITVYGLPMEQALPAAMIIGTLIDPMATLLNANGDLVATMLVARISEGKKWLSKNLVA, encoded by the coding sequence ATGGCAAAGCAAAATACCCCTTTGAGTATTTTTTTGAAGAATTACAGTGATATTTTATTGCTTTTGGGAGGGATTCTGGCAGGAAGCATTTTAGGATTGGTTTTCGGGAAAGGTGTAGAAGTGATAAAACCTTTGGGCGATATTTTTCTAAATATGTTATTCACCGCCATCATTCCATTGATTTTCTTTACCATTGCGACCTCAATTGCGACTTTAGAAAAAACAGAAAAATTGGGGAAATTATTTAGTATTATGTTAGCTGTTTTCTTGGGAACTGTAATTGTTTCTGCAGTGGTTATGATTCTCGGCGTTTTGCTGTTCCCGATTCATCAAGAGATTATCCTTTCGAAAGTACCATTAGAAACGATTCAAGAAAGCAATGTTGGAACCCAAATAACACAATTGCTTACCGTCAATGATTTTTCTGAATTGTTGACTCGGAAAAGTATGTTGGCGCTGATATTATTTTCTTTTTTAATAGGCTTTGCCACTTTGCGATCGGGTGAAAAAGGACAAACTTTCAAAAACTTCCTGAAGTCGGGCGATGAGGTGATGAAACAATTATTGCATTTGATTATGAAAACAGCTCCAATAGGATTAGGAGCTTATTTTGCTTATCAAGTTGGGATTTTTGGACCACAGTTATTTGGTACTTACGCCAAACCTTTAGGGCTTTATTATGCTGTTTGTGGTTTTTATTTTATTGTGTTTTTTAGTTTATATGCTTTTATGGCTGGAGGTAAAAAGGGACTAACCGTTTTTTGGAAAAACAATATCACACCTTCTTTGACCGCTCTGGGAACCTGTAGCAGCATTGCCACAATCCCGGCGAATCTAGAAGCTGCCGAAGAAATGAAAATTCCTAATCACATCAGTCATATTGTAATTCCGTTGGGTGCGCCTTTGCATAAAGATGGTTCTTCTACGGGCTCTATTATCAAAATTGCAATTCTTTTCGCTATGTTTGGCAAAGATTTTACAGAACCTAGTACTTTGCTTTTAGCCTTGGGAATTACGGTTATTGTTTCGGTGGTCGAAGGGGGAATTCCAAATGGAGGGTATATTGGGGAAGTTTTAACTATAACTGTTTATGGGTTACCAATGGAACAAGCCTTGCCGGCCGCAATGATAATAGGAACCTTGATTGATCCGATGGCAACTTTGTTGAATGCCAATGGCGACTTGGTAGCTACGATGTTGGTCGCTCGAATTTCTGAAGGGAAGAAATGGCTTTCTAAAAATTTAGTAGCATAA
- a CDS encoding outer membrane beta-barrel protein, with protein sequence MKKTLVILALAMFSFANAQKGTYLVSGNVSFWSNKDSNQASESKFDNFNFSPKVGYQFKDNWTVGVETGFSSSKNKYTYQENESNNQERITKNFSAGAFVRYSKSLSQMFLLYADLGAGYKNLKETNTNSFSSTTTFDGFYMSFAPGLFLNIKNNFGLNFGIGGLTYSNIKSNQNNASDSNFYFNFGQSFNIGISKNF encoded by the coding sequence ATGAAAAAAACATTAGTAATTCTTGCATTGGCTATGTTTAGCTTTGCAAACGCTCAAAAAGGTACGTACTTAGTATCAGGGAATGTGAGTTTTTGGTCTAATAAAGACTCTAATCAAGCAAGTGAGTCCAAGTTTGATAACTTTAATTTTTCTCCAAAAGTAGGATATCAGTTCAAGGATAATTGGACAGTAGGGGTTGAAACTGGATTTTCATCTTCTAAAAACAAATACACTTATCAAGAAAATGAATCGAATAATCAGGAAAGAATAACTAAAAACTTTTCAGCAGGAGCTTTTGTCCGGTATTCAAAATCACTTAGCCAAATGTTTTTGTTATATGCTGATTTAGGTGCAGGTTACAAAAATCTTAAAGAAACCAACACTAATTCTTTTTCTTCAACAACTACATTTGATGGTTTTTATATGAGTTTTGCGCCAGGCTTGTTTCTAAATATTAAAAATAATTTTGGATTAAACTTCGGTATTGGAGGTTTGACATATTCAAATATTAAGAGTAATCAAAATAACGCAAGTGATAGTAATTTTTATTTCAATTTTGGACAATCATTTAACATAGGGATTTCTAAAAACTTCTAA